The region ACAAACAGCAGCCAATTCTTCATTACGCACCTTTCAACACCATGGTTAGACGGAAAACACACTATTTTTGGACATGTGGTAGAAAATGGAATGGAAACTGTAAATAAAATTGTACAAGACGATTTTATCAAGAAAATCACCATTATCAGAAAAGGCGAAGCAGCGAAAAAATTCAATGCCGTTAAAACATTTTCTGATTACTTCACAGTTGAATCTGAAAATCAAAAGAACAGACAAGCAATTGAAGAACAAAACAGAAAAATATACGACGAAAAATACAAAGACGTTCGTGAAGACAAAGTGAAATACTTCAATGCTTTGAAAAGTAAGGCCATCAAAACCTCAAGCGGTCTTAAATATGTTATCACTAAAAAAGCTGGTGGTAAAGAGCCTGCCAAAGGAGCACCATTATACATTCACTATGCCGGTTTTCTTGAAGACGGTCATCTGTTTGACACTAGCATAGAAAGTGTGGCACAAATTTTCGGAAAGTTTGACGAAAACAGAGCTGCCCAAATGGGCTACCAACCTATTCCTTTTCAAGCTGGTAAAAAAGACGGCATGATTCCGGGATTCATTGAAGGTCTAGAAAAATTATCTTTTGGCGATAAGGCAATACTATTCATCCCTTCACATTTAGCCTATGGCGCTGGTGGCGCTGGCGATGTTATACCACCAAATGCCAATATTATTTTTGAAATTGAATTATTGGAAGCAACACCTCAATAATCCAATCCAACAGAAGAAGAGAACTTTAAATTTAGAAAAATGAAATTCAAATTTTTATTATTTGCATTTATCGGAATGCTGACCGTTCAGGCACAAACCGTAAAAAAAACAGCTGCTCCTAAGAAGGCAATAGCAACAAAATCCAATACAAAAAAGGCTGTAGCTCCCGAAGGAATCTTTGCTGTAATTACTACAACCAAAGGGGAAATTACCCTTGCGCTGGAATATCAAAAAACACCTATTACCGTTGCTAATTTTGTCTCACTCGCCGAAGGAAAAAATGATTTTGTCTCTGACGAAAAACGCAAAGGAAAACCTTTTTTTGATGGCCTAAAATTTCACCGCGTAATCAAGGATTTCATGATTCAAGGAGGTGATCCGTCAGGGAATGGTTCCGGTGGTCCCGGATATGCTTTTAAAGATGAATTCACCGATTTAAAGCACAATAAAGCAGGAATTCTTTCTATGGCTAATTCTGGCCCAGCTACCAATGGAAGTCAGTTTTTTATCACTCATAAAGAAACGTCTTGGCTAGACGGAAAACATACCGTTTTTGGTCATGTTACCCAAGGGATCGAAGTGGTAAACAGTATTGCGCAAGATGATGCCATCACCAAAATTACCATCATTAGAAAAGGAAAATTGGCAAAAAAATTCGACGCACAAAAAGTGTTTGCCGATTATTTTAACAATAAAGAAGAAGACGCCAAAAAACAAGCTGCCATTGAGGCCGAAAAGAAAAAAGTCTTAGCGGAGAAATTGGTTTCTGTTGTTGCCGAAAAAGCGGCTTTTTTGTCTACTACAAAAGCAAATGCTACAAAGACAAACAGCGGACTTGCCTATAAAGTGATCCAAAAAGGAACAGGTGTAAAACCAGTAGATGGATCTACTTTCTACTTTAAATACTCCGGTTACTTTGAAGACGGAAACTTATTTGACAGCAGCTATGAGGATGTAGCCAAAATTTATGGAAAACACGACCCAAACAGAGCGGCTCAAAAAGGATACCAGGCCTTCCCTTTTCAGGCGGGTAAAAAAGACGGTATGATTCCCGGATTTATTGAAGGATTGAGTCTTATGGGATTTGGTGACAAAGTAGTACTGTTCATCCCTTCAAGCTTGGCTTACGGAGAAAGAGGCGCCGGTGGTGTCATACCTCCAAACACAAATCTGGTTTTTGAATTGGAAATGTTTGAAAAACAACCTTAAGTAGAAAAACCGTTTTCTTTAAATAAACAAACCCGACAAGTTTCAATAAACTGTCGGGTTTGTTTATGTTCTGTTATTTTAAATTTTACCAAAGTATCTAATCAACTAGATACCCCCAAATCTTCAAGTACAGACTGTGGCCTATTTCATGCACGGGCGGAGGGATTCGAACCCCCATCAACGGTTTTGGAGACCGCTATTCTACCCTTGAACTACGCCCGTATATTAAAACCAGTAATTGCAAAACCTTACTGCGTCTCATTATCTTTTGCAAAAATAACAATTCAGGACTAATATCAGCCTATTTGAGTTTTTATTTACAAAAAAAAAATAGCAAGCATAAATCAATGGCATTTCTTCTTCTACAATTGCGATCTCAAATTCCGTTTTTGGGTGGATTATATCATTAATTCCGAGTTTAACCTCCTCATCCTACCCCATTTTATAAACCCAAATTTCAGTTTTAATTCATTAACTCTGATATGCAACAACTTGGCTGCCCATCAAAACAATCCAACCTCTTTGAGCCCTGAATATACACTGAAAAAATACTTAAAATTTCCTTAAATCAGGACGCAAAACGCAGTATTAGTATATATTTGCACTCCAAAATGGAAAAGATAAAAACACATAGTAGCTCCCCTTTTATTTGGCTTATTCTGTCATTTTTTTTCTTTAGCAATGCTATAATAGCTCATCCATCTGGAACAATTGGTGTCGACTTATCTTTTTGTAAAACAGAAGCATCTACTGTATCTAGTATTACAAAAACGGCTACACCAATAAAAAAAGCATTCCCAGATAATTCCTCTACGGAAAACCATGTTATATCTCATACCGATACTGGTGAAAACATTGATTTTTTTGCAATAAAAAACAACCAACTCTTTACTGTTACTCCCTTTTACACTTCAAAACAAGGGAAAATCAATTATAAGGAAACATACAATATGCAATTTCATCCTAATATTGTACCACCGCCTCCTGAAGTTTAATATTTATTTATAAGTCCATTTACTTATTTGCTATTCTCAAAACAGAATAGGCAAACACCCCTACTTATACCTATTTTAAATTTCATTAAACAATACTAAAATGAACAAAATTGCTTTGTTTTTTAGCCTATCTGTACTTTTAGGCTCCACAATCTCTTGTAACACAAAAAAAGAAGAAAAGATTGCTTTAGAAAAATATTCTATTACAAAACCTATTCTAGTAGACACTACCTACACTAATGAATATGTTGCTGATATTCAATCATTACAAAATGTAGAAATTCGTACAAAAATCAATGGCTATATCGAAAAAATCCACATAGACGAAGGCAAACCGGTGAAGGCAGGACAACTATTGTTCAGTATCAATAGCCAAAGCCTACAAAAAGAAGTTTTAAAAGCAAAGGCAATGGTAAAAAGTGCCTTGGCTGATGCCAAAAACGCCGAATTGGATTTGCAAAACGTAAAAATTTTGGCCAAAAACAATGTTGTATCTAAAACCGAATTGGAAAAAGCCCATGCCACTTATGCTGCTGCACTAGCCCGTATTGAGGAACACCGCGCAAACGAAGCCAGTGCTGCTATTCATTTATCAATGACACAAATTAGAGCGCCTTTTGACGGAATCATCAACCGCATTCCTTTCAAAACAGGAAGTCTAATTAACGAAGGAACCTTATTGACTACTATTTCTAACAACCGCTCGGTTTATGCCTATTTCAACGTTTCTGAAAAAGAATACTTGCAATTTAAAGCTAAGAACAGTACTAAAGGACAAGATAACATCACCTTACTTCTGGCCGACAATAAACCACATCAACACAAGGGAACTATTGAAACCATCGAAGGAGAATTTGATCAAAATACCGGAAACATTGCCTTTCGCGCCAAATTCCCAAATCCGGAACTGCTGTTAAAACATGGATCAAGCGGAAAAATCCAATTGACCAATACCCTAAACAATGCCTTGATTATTCCCCAAAAAGCCACTTTTGAAATTCAAGACAAACAATACGTCTTTGTAGTAGACAAGAACAATATTGTACGTGCCCGAAACATTGAAATCAGCCAAAGAATTCCACACTTATATGTCATCGCTTCGGGACTTTCTGCTTCCGATAATATCATCTACGAGGGAATTCAAAGCTTAAAAGACGGTGACAAAATAACACCACAACTTATAGCGATGCAACAATTGATTTCCAAATTATAATAAGGCAAAAGTCATACAAAAACAAGACAATTCATGTTTACAAAATTCATACACAGACCCGTACTGTCGATAGTGATATCGCTGATGATAGTACTTTTGGGGGCATTGTCATTGACGCAATTGCCAATGACCCAATTCCCTGACATTGCACCACCCGAGGTAACTGTCACCACCAAATATACTGGTGCTAATGCCGAAGCCTCTGTGAAAGCTGTAGTAACCACCTTGGAACGCGCCGTAAATGGAGTACCCGGAATGGCTTATATGTCATCCGTTTCCGGAAATGACGGAACCAGTGTGATCAATATTATTTTCAACGCTGGTACCGATCCAGAAATTGCCGCAGTAAACGTGCAAAACAGGGTTTCCTCGGTTTTGGACGAACTACCCGAAGAAGTAATCAAATCAGGGGTTATTGTTGAAAAAGTACAAAACAGTATGCTATTGTACCTTAATATTTTGAGTTCGGACACTAATCTGGATGAAAAATTCCTGTACAATTTTGCTGATATCAACATTCTTCCGGAACTCAAACGTATAGAAGGCGTAGGATTTGCTGATATTATGGGCCAACGCGAATACGCTATGCGTGTGTGGTTGAACCCGGTAAAAATGGCATCGTACAACATTTCGACCGAAGAAGTGATACAAAGCCTAAAACAACAAAGCATTGAGGCTGCTCCCGGAAAAGTAGGGGAAAGCTCTGGTAAAATAGAACAATCATTACAATACGTAGTGAAATACACCGGAAAATACAATACCAAAGAACAATACGACAATGTAATTATAAAACGTGATTTTCAAGGAGAGTTGTTGCGTTTAAAAGATATTGCTGAAGTAGAATTTGGTTCATTAGACTATGATGTATTATCGAAAGAAAACGGAAAACCATCGGCAGCAATTGTTTTAAAACAACGCCCGGGAAGTAATGCCAGCGACGTAATTAAGAACATCAAAAATAAGATGGAGGAACTCAAAGTTTCCTTTCCATCAGGAATTTCATATACCTACAGCTACGATGTTTCTAGTTTCCTGAACGCCTCTGTAGAAGGCGTATTATTTACTTTAATTGAAGCCTTCTTATTGGTAGCCCTTGTGGTATTTATCTTTTTGGGTGATTTTCGTTCTACGCTTATTCCGGCTATTGCTGTTCCGGTTTCACTTATCGGGACGTTCTTCTTTATGCAATTGTTCGGATTCTCCATTAACTTGATTACTTTGTTTGCCTTGGTATTAGCCATCGGTATTGTAGTCGACAATGCTATTGTAGTAGTGGAGGCCGTCCATGCCAAAATGGAAGAAGAACATCTCGATGCCAAAGCTGCTACTGAAAGTGCCATGCACGAAATTGGAGGAGCTATTATAGCCATCACCCTAGTAATGTCGGCAGTATTTATACCCGTTGCTTTCCTTCCCGGACCTGCTGGAGTATTCTACCGTCAATTCTCTGTAACTATGGCTATTGCTATTGTTCTTTCGGGTATTAGCGCATTGACCCTTACACCTGCTTTGTGTGCAATGATGTTGAAAAATACGCACGGACAGGCTCGAAAAAACACTTGGATCAATCGTTTTATTGATTCCTTCAACAAACAGTACAACAAAATTTCAGATCGTTACCGAAAATTATTAGGTCTAATAGTCAACCGTCGTGTCGTAACTATTTTAAGCTTACTAATCTTCTGTGTGGCAACAATGGGCTTAGGAAAATTATTACCTACCGGGTTTATTCCAAACGAAGATCAGGGAACAATTTATGCCAGTATCACAACGCCTTCGGGTGCAACCCTTGAGCGTTCAGAAGCTGTAGTAGATGCCATTCAGGAAGTGGCTATGAAAAATGAAGGAGTCGCCTCGGTTTCAACCTTGGCAGGATACAACTTTCTTACAGACGGAACAGGGGCTTCTTACGGGATGAACTTAATCAGTTTAAAAAGCTGGAAAGACCGAAAAGGCAATACAGATCAAGACATTATCCAGCAATTAAAAGAAAAAACCAATCATATTAAGGATGCTAAAATTGAATTCTTTACCCCTCCTCCGGTACCAGGATACGGAAACTCGAGTGGATTTGAGCTCCGAATTTTGGACAAAACCGGTAAAGGTGATTTGAAAAAATTAGAAGAAGTAGCTACTAATTTTGCAGCCGAACTAAACAAAAACGAGGCTATCAAAAACAGTTTCTCTTCTTTTGATGCTAGTTTCCCTCAGTATTTGGTAAACATTGACAATACCAAAGCCGCTCAAAAAGGAGTGAATGTCAACGAAGTGCTAAGCACCCTGCAAACCTATTTGGGAAGTGATTATGCTACCAACTTTATCCGATTCAATCAGATGTACAAAGTAATGGTACAATCATCTCCAGAATACCGTGCCAAGCCCGAAGACATTCTAAAATTATATGCCAAAAACTCCGAAGGCGAAATGGTCGCAATGTCTTCCTTTTTATCCATTGAAAAAGTGTATGGACCGGAACAAATTACGCGTTACAACATGTACCCTTCGGCTATGTTAAACGGAGAACCGACCGAAGGTTATAGTAGTGGTCAGGCAATCGATGCCGTAAAAGCCATTGCCGCCGAAAAACTACCCAAAGGATATGGATACGACTGGGGTGGTTCATCACGTGATCAGGCTAGTGCGGGTAATGAAGCGATATACATTTTCCTCATCTGTTTGTTATTTATTTATTTCCTACTCGCAGCCCAATACGAGAGTTTCTTATTGCCTCTACCGGTAATTTTATCCTTGCCAACGGGGATCTTAGGAGCCTTTTTCTTATTAGCCGCTTTGGGATTAGAAAACAACATTTACGCCCAAGTAGCCATGGTTATGCTTATTGGACTTTTGGGTAAAAATGCCGTATTAATCATCGAATTTGCTGTGCTGCGCCACAAAGACGGACTGCCTCCGCTGCAAGCTGCCATCGAAGGGGCTACAGCCCGTTTGCGTCCTATCTTGATGACTTCATTTGCTTTTGTCGCCGGATTAATTCCATTAATGTTGGCCTCCGGAGCTGGTGCCATTGGAAACCGAACCATCGGAACTGCCGCTGCGGGAGGAATGTTTTTCGGGACTCTTTTTGGAGTACTGATTATCCCGGGCTTGTACTTCATTTTTGCCAGTATTTCCGAGAAACACCCTCTTATTGAAGGAGAAGAAGAAAATCCACTAACCGAAGAAATTGATTCCTTATAATTATGTCAAGAACAAAAATAATAGCAGGATGTGCCATCCTAGCGCTTTTTGCGCTGGGATGCAAAACGATAGCAACTCCAACAATGGCCGAAATGAAACCGTTGCCCGAATCCTATGTAGCTTCAAAAGACACATTGAATATAGCCGCTACAAAATGGGATCTGTTTTACAAAGATCAAAATCTAAAACAATTGATCGAGATAAGTCTGGCGAATAACTACGATTTACTGGCCGCAATGCAAAAAATTGAAATCGCACGCAGCAGCTTACGCCTGAACAAAGGAGCACAGTTGCCAAATGGTAGTGCGGGAATAAGTGCTGCGCAGCGCAAATTCGGATTATATACTATGGATGGTGCCGGAAATGCCACCACAGATATAAAACCCGGACAAATCGTACCGGAACACTTGCCTGATTATTTAGCTGGATTCAATGCGAGCTGGGAAATTGATATTTGGGGAAAACTTCGCTCCAAGAAAAAAGCGGCTGCCGCTCGTTACAGCGGAAGCATAGAAGGCAAAAATGCCATTCAAACCGCATTAATTGCCGAAGTAGCCTCAGCTTATTTCGAATTATTGGCTTTGGATAACGAATTGGACATCATCAGAGAAACCATCGTATTACAGCAAGCGGCTTTAGAAGTCATTAAAATAAAAAAAGAAGCTGCCGTTTTAAACGAATTAGCCGTAAAACAATTTGAAGGACAATTGTCAAATTCAAAAGCTTTTGAATTCGAAATCATACAGAAAATTGCCCTTACCGAAAACCGTTTAAATTTCTTGAGCGGTCAATTTCCTCAAACTATTTTACGCGATAAGACGAAATTCAACGCTGAGAATACAAGTCCAATCAGCTTAGGAATTCCATCCCAACTTCTTAAAAACAGACCCGACATCCGTCAGGCTGAACTGGAATTAATTGCCTCAAAATGTGATGTGAA is a window of Flavobacterium acetivorans DNA encoding:
- a CDS encoding efflux RND transporter permease subunit — its product is MFTKFIHRPVLSIVISLMIVLLGALSLTQLPMTQFPDIAPPEVTVTTKYTGANAEASVKAVVTTLERAVNGVPGMAYMSSVSGNDGTSVINIIFNAGTDPEIAAVNVQNRVSSVLDELPEEVIKSGVIVEKVQNSMLLYLNILSSDTNLDEKFLYNFADINILPELKRIEGVGFADIMGQREYAMRVWLNPVKMASYNISTEEVIQSLKQQSIEAAPGKVGESSGKIEQSLQYVVKYTGKYNTKEQYDNVIIKRDFQGELLRLKDIAEVEFGSLDYDVLSKENGKPSAAIVLKQRPGSNASDVIKNIKNKMEELKVSFPSGISYTYSYDVSSFLNASVEGVLFTLIEAFLLVALVVFIFLGDFRSTLIPAIAVPVSLIGTFFFMQLFGFSINLITLFALVLAIGIVVDNAIVVVEAVHAKMEEEHLDAKAATESAMHEIGGAIIAITLVMSAVFIPVAFLPGPAGVFYRQFSVTMAIAIVLSGISALTLTPALCAMMLKNTHGQARKNTWINRFIDSFNKQYNKISDRYRKLLGLIVNRRVVTILSLLIFCVATMGLGKLLPTGFIPNEDQGTIYASITTPSGATLERSEAVVDAIQEVAMKNEGVASVSTLAGYNFLTDGTGASYGMNLISLKSWKDRKGNTDQDIIQQLKEKTNHIKDAKIEFFTPPPVPGYGNSSGFELRILDKTGKGDLKKLEEVATNFAAELNKNEAIKNSFSSFDASFPQYLVNIDNTKAAQKGVNVNEVLSTLQTYLGSDYATNFIRFNQMYKVMVQSSPEYRAKPEDILKLYAKNSEGEMVAMSSFLSIEKVYGPEQITRYNMYPSAMLNGEPTEGYSSGQAIDAVKAIAAEKLPKGYGYDWGGSSRDQASAGNEAIYIFLICLLFIYFLLAAQYESFLLPLPVILSLPTGILGAFFLLAALGLENNIYAQVAMVMLIGLLGKNAVLIIEFAVLRHKDGLPPLQAAIEGATARLRPILMTSFAFVAGLIPLMLASGAGAIGNRTIGTAAAGGMFFGTLFGVLIIPGLYFIFASISEKHPLIEGEEENPLTEEIDSL
- a CDS encoding TolC family protein, with the translated sequence MSRTKIIAGCAILALFALGCKTIATPTMAEMKPLPESYVASKDTLNIAATKWDLFYKDQNLKQLIEISLANNYDLLAAMQKIEIARSSLRLNKGAQLPNGSAGISAAQRKFGLYTMDGAGNATTDIKPGQIVPEHLPDYLAGFNASWEIDIWGKLRSKKKAAAARYSGSIEGKNAIQTALIAEVASAYFELLALDNELDIIRETIVLQQAALEVIKIKKEAAVLNELAVKQFEGQLSNSKAFEFEIIQKIALTENRLNFLSGQFPQTILRDKTKFNAENTSPISLGIPSQLLKNRPDIRQAELELIASKCDVKSAKAAFYPSFTITGSVGYQAFKTALWFQSPDSFAYTLLGGLTAPLLNRSAIKAQFNTAKANQTEALLNYQKTILNGYIEVANELSNLNNLKQLYELKDKEVASYTQSITIANDLFKSGRASYLEVLMSQRTALESKIELITTKKLQHQAAINLYKALGGGWQ
- a CDS encoding peptidylprolyl isomerase: MKFKFLLFAFIGMLTVQAQTVKKTAAPKKAIATKSNTKKAVAPEGIFAVITTTKGEITLALEYQKTPITVANFVSLAEGKNDFVSDEKRKGKPFFDGLKFHRVIKDFMIQGGDPSGNGSGGPGYAFKDEFTDLKHNKAGILSMANSGPATNGSQFFITHKETSWLDGKHTVFGHVTQGIEVVNSIAQDDAITKITIIRKGKLAKKFDAQKVFADYFNNKEEDAKKQAAIEAEKKKVLAEKLVSVVAEKAAFLSTTKANATKTNSGLAYKVIQKGTGVKPVDGSTFYFKYSGYFEDGNLFDSSYEDVAKIYGKHDPNRAAQKGYQAFPFQAGKKDGMIPGFIEGLSLMGFGDKVVLFIPSSLAYGERGAGGVIPPNTNLVFELEMFEKQP
- a CDS encoding efflux RND transporter periplasmic adaptor subunit — encoded protein: MNKIALFFSLSVLLGSTISCNTKKEEKIALEKYSITKPILVDTTYTNEYVADIQSLQNVEIRTKINGYIEKIHIDEGKPVKAGQLLFSINSQSLQKEVLKAKAMVKSALADAKNAELDLQNVKILAKNNVVSKTELEKAHATYAAALARIEEHRANEASAAIHLSMTQIRAPFDGIINRIPFKTGSLINEGTLLTTISNNRSVYAYFNVSEKEYLQFKAKNSTKGQDNITLLLADNKPHQHKGTIETIEGEFDQNTGNIAFRAKFPNPELLLKHGSSGKIQLTNTLNNALIIPQKATFEIQDKQYVFVVDKNNIVRARNIEISQRIPHLYVIASGLSASDNIIYEGIQSLKDGDKITPQLIAMQQLISKL
- a CDS encoding peptidylprolyl isomerase, producing the protein MKKRILLVLFAITTLYSCKEEYNNLPDGLYAKIETSKGDIIVSLDYKKAPITVANFVTLAEGKNDFVTNKNLKDRPFFDGLKFHRVINDFMIQTGDPLGTGSGDAGYKFKDEFSDLQFIDGGVLAMANNGPATNSSQFFITHLSTPWLDGKHTIFGHVVENGMETVNKIVQDDFIKKITIIRKGEAAKKFNAVKTFSDYFTVESENQKNRQAIEEQNRKIYDEKYKDVREDKVKYFNALKSKAIKTSSGLKYVITKKAGGKEPAKGAPLYIHYAGFLEDGHLFDTSIESVAQIFGKFDENRAAQMGYQPIPFQAGKKDGMIPGFIEGLEKLSFGDKAILFIPSHLAYGAGGAGDVIPPNANIIFEIELLEATPQ